ttagttttattaatgtCTATTTTATTTATCCACGCCTGTATAATTCAGGAGtggattgggggggggggggggggagatttCAGCCCGGGAAAATACAAAAGTATACATGCCCACTTACTAATTTACCAAATATTGAATTTcagccaacataatattattatgtattattattctaacaTAACTACAAATTGTTTAACACATTTGGCGAGATATgcaatttataaaacttaataaaactCTATAAGACTCTATTAGTAGTATatacattgatataaaaattattttttattttgaacagcTTATGGTTACACATTTATAATGGTCTAAGTATCGACACAATAaaagtgaataatttaaattactaatgttacgatttttgtatttaataagaaagattacctattcaataatatttaataatgtgtttttagacttaagtattttaattatttaatcatcaTATACTTCGTATAGAACATATTTTTCTTTCGCGATGAGCATAAAAGCTTCTAATTTACTTCCACTTAATGTATctgataaattaacaaaattaacacGCAAAATCTATGTATatctttttatttgaaaaaaaaaaaattttctgtgATTGCAACATTGTTATTCATAGTaactttatgtaggtacttcaaTTCTAAACAACCAGAACAATTATAATGATTCTTCCGACAAAGTGTccacaaaattattgtttactttAATAAGATATACTGTAtcttgtattattgtataattgtatgttgTATAGTTGTATCTTATATGGTACTAACACAATCGTCTATTCTAATACTCTATAACATGCACTGCAGCAGACTCTAGTTTCAGAAGCTGACCCATCACGCTGAATGAGATTAATACAGCCCATTTTCTAATAGTTCATTTAAAAAATTGGATTGgtcctatttatatttatatgacccACCTATGCATATATTGTAGACACCTAAttaagtacataaataaataaaataaaaactaatttaagcgcaataatattctataataattaacaaaatgttaACTCTATGATATaacctttttttgttgtttaaattttacttgTACCAGactaccatttatttattatttttttcatcaattgacttataacagttttatttatagttatttaataagttCCATAGTATATCAGTATTCATTTCTTTGTATGCAACCcaagtttaaatttaagttgGGTACCTATACTGTCTACTACTTGTCATTTATTCAAGATAAATGGTTATTAGTACGTTTGCAATAATTTTTTActgatgttaaatattttttaaattcacatATACACTCCTATTTTGATAAAACTCTGTAGCTTTGGATTGGGTGTAATTTAtactaaactatattatttgatagtattttttacattacaattttaaattaggatttatttttattacacacgCCGCCATTACACAAAGAtgtgtttttaatgtttcaaataatacattatacgtaaACTCATAATCGTTTTGTGGAATTGACGACTTTTACTCTGTACAATAATGTTATTTCCAATTCAATACGCAACAAGCCAACATCTCGAATGATATTACTAAAATTTAACAACGGTAATCAAATTTTAGAGAATACACtaaagttgtaaaaatataatttttttaacaaacatttatttattccaGAATTCATACTAaaattacatgtataataattcaaatttttagcaAGCTTTACTCataaacattacataatataatatatataagtatatattatatattcttaggGTTAgtcaaaaatacatttagttGTGAGCTTTTTAAAtactctaaatattttattctataaaatatattattcatttcttGATAATTTTATACAGAGCGGtctataacaaattacattcaATCTTAAATTTATGGGAAAAAaagtattagaaaaaaattatggtacAATAAGATAACTAATTATTGTGTGTACTAAGTTCCATTTTAGGGTATGAATAAAGGATTAATATTTACAGCATAAttctatacacattatattatatagtatacggtatacctattctgcattatatgaaaatatgttgaaaacaaaggtgtattaaatatttggatCTTAAATATGACCATAGAACATTTTAGaaattgcatatttattttcaagGTAGAAtagataaatgaataaatattttattttgaatgcaATTGGAGTGTCGAAGGGAAAATTGAACttactaaacattataataattattaatcataataccatgacaaacacaaattataattaagttaaaagtacaattatagaatatacatagtacattcatcattaatattatatacctatagctcaaaattatactaataaagtgaatattttgtttaaagatTTGTGCAGAGCAATTCAGGAAAGAATTCATATCAGTTCCAGATACCAATAGAAGATTGTCGTCCCCCTGTAGATGATGGTTGTTCAACTAGTGAAGACGGTGGAAGTTGTGATTTAGGCTCCATTGAAAATACGATTATCATCCAGACAGATAGTACAATTCAGGTAACCtataacgtattataatttcaatacaagcagcataaataaaaattgcttaaaaaatttagtatattgtggataaatacaatttcatgGTTCTTGgaacaatttttaaagttattttatacactttagGAAGAATGGGATTTAGCACGGAAAGTGTCGTGTCCTTCAGAGACAAAACCAGGTACAGGTAAACGAGTGCGCTTCAAGCCTATTGTAGTTGATATGTTAGAAGTGGTTTCTGTTCCTTCCGGGAATGAAGGCACACTACAATGCTGGATGGATATACAAAGAGGACAATACCCAAATGTAAgctatttctttttaaaatatttaaaagagaaATAAGAAttgaaatagaaatatatatttattatagacatCACCAGTTGACAAGATAATAAAAATTGGTGAATCActatcattaattgtatatgtaaAAAGTACTGATGAAGCATACGATGTAAGAGTAAGAGAATGTTGGGcatatgataatgataattatgaaTCTTCAACTACTACAAGTATACAGTTGACCGATTCATCAGGATGTCCAAagtaattaaaaagttataataatgcaatattgtttaaagaaatataaataattaaaaatctataaatgaaaaaaaagaactcactaaaattatagaataaaagatgttaaaaaatatctttgaacattttaattaggagaaaaaaattaatatcacaaTGGAGAAAAACTCAAACTGTTGACCAAAGTGGTATCACAACAATTGGATACACAAATGTCACAGCATTCAAATTCCCAGACAAACACCAAGTGTACCTCACTTGTAATGTTGaagtaaatgaaaaatatttttactttcgttaagttatcaaatatttaaatgtaaattatattttagttatgcTTGGGAAATTGCCCCGAAGAAAGATGTCAACCACCTTTACCAAACTATCCGACATCTCTAGTTATTCCACAAACAACTCCAGCACCAGTTTGCTACCCAGGGTCAACTGATCCAAGATGTTCAAAACCATCACCTCCTCCAACTTACTACCCTTCACCTTCAACACCAGCCCCACCAGTGTGCTATCCGGGTTCCAACGACTCAAGATGTCCAAAACCCTCAACTCCTCCAACTTACTACCCTTCACCATCAACACCAGCACCACCAGTATGCTATCCAGGTTCTAGCGACTCAAGATGTCCAAAACCCTCACCTCCTCCTACTTACTACCCTTCACCGTCTACACCAGCACCACCAATATGCTATCCAGGTAATACATTTACTATTAAATCCAATTTCATtctaattatcatttaaaatccAAAGAATCcaaagaattattaatataaatcgaaATATCAATTTCggatatttacatataaaataataataatatggttaaatattattaaaatacacaatttttaattaaaaaataacaaaatattattatatataaataattaaaaaatgaaaatcttaCACAATTATGATGATTATTGTGATTACACccaaaaatttctaaaaaaaatattttaattaacgaaaaatgataaaaatcaaataaaacatttttattttaaaaaattttaaaatattaaaccgtacaaattttaataattttaagcaacattttattttaaaaaaagtgaaaatataatttttcaacaaattttttatttatagatattattaacaatataaaataaaattgacaattaaaaagtatacttatttaaataattacatgcaactttttttatacatttaaatattaatactcaaataAATTCCgaatacaacataaaaaaaaaatcatatcacCTAAccagatttatataatattttatcccaGATTTccacattttatacaattaaaatttaaattaaacaggtTCAAACGACTCAAGATGTCCAAAACCAACTTTGCCACCAACCACTCCAGCACCAGTTTGCTACCCAGGATCAACTGATCCAAGATGTCCAAAACCATCACCTCCTCCAACTTACTACCCTTCACCTTCAACACCAGCGCCGCCAGTATGCTATCCGGGTTCCAACGACTCAAGATGTCCAAAACCAACATTGCCACCAACCACTCCGGCACCAGTATGTTACCCAGGGTCAACTGATCCAAGATGTCCAAAACCATCACCTCCTCCAACTTACTACCCTTCACCTTCAACACCAGCACCACCAGTTTGCTACCCTGGGTCAACTGATCCAAGATGTCCAAAACCATCACCACCACCAGCTTACTACCCTTCACCTTCAACACCAGCCCCACCAGTATGCTATCCGGGTTCCAATGACTCAAGATGTCCAAAACCAACATTGCCACCAACCACTCCAGCACCAGTATGTTACCCAGGGTCAACTGATCCAAGATGTCCAAAACCATCACCTCCTCCAACTTACTACCCTTCACCATCTACACCAGCACCACCAGTTTGCTACCCAGAGTCAACTGATCCAAGATGTCCAAAACCATCACCACCACCAGCTTACTACCCTTCACCTTCAACACCAGCGCCACCAGTATGCTATCCGGGTTCCAATGACTTAAGATGTCCAAAACCAACATTGCCACCAACCACTCCAGCACCAGTGTGTTACCCAGGGTCAACTGATCTAAGATGTCCAAAACCATCACCTCCTCCAACTTACTACCCTTCACCATCTACACCGGCACCACCGGTATGCTATCCAGGTTCCAATGACTCTAGATGTCCAAAACCAACTTTGCCACCAACCACTCCAGCACCAGTTTGCTATCCGGGTTCTAATGACCCAAGATGTCCAAAACCATCACCTCCTCCTACTTACTACCCTTCACCATCTACACCGGCAGCACCAGTATGCTATCCAGGATCAACTGATCCAAGATGTCCAAAACCATCACCTCCTCCAACTTACTACCCTTCACCTTCAACACCAGCGCCACCAGTATGCTATCCGGGTTCCAATGACCCAAGATGTCCTAAACCATCACCTCCACCAACTTACTATCCTTCACCTTCAACACCAGCCCCCCCAGTATGCTATCCGGGTTCCAACGACTCAAGATGTCCAAAACCAACATTGCCACCAACCACTCCAGCACCAGTATGCTACCCAGGGTCAACTGATCCAAGATGTCCGAAACCCTCACCACCTCCTACTTACTACCCTTCACCATCTACACCAGCACCACCAGTATGCTATCCAGGATCAACTGACCCAAGATGTCCAAAACCAACATTGCCACCAACTACTCCTGCACCAGTATGCTACCCAGGGTCAACTGATCCAAGATGTCCAAAACCATCACCTCCTCCAACTTACTACCCTTCACCTTCAACACCAGCGCCGCCAGTATGCTATCCGGGTTCCAACGACTCAAGATGTCCAAAACCAACATTACCACTAACCACTCCAGCACCAGTATGCTACCCAGGGTCAACTGATCCAAGATGTCCAAAACCATCACCTCCTCCATCTAACTACCTTCCACCTTCAACACCAGCACCACCAGTATGCTATCCAGGTTCCAATGACCCAAGATGTCCAAAACCCTCACCTCCTCCAACCTACTACCCTTCACCATCTACACCAGCACCACCAGTATGCTATCCAGGTTCGAGCGACTCAAGATGTCCAAAACCAACTTTGCCACCAACCACTCCAGCACCAGTTTGCTACCCAGGATCAACTGATCCAAGATGTCCAAAACCATCACCTCCTCCAACTTACTACCCTTCACCTTCAACTCCAGCGCCGCCAGTATGCTATCCGGGTTCCAATGACTCAAGATGTCCAAAACCAACATTACCACCAACCACTCCAGCACCAGTATGCTACCCAGGGTCAACTGATCCAAGATGTCCAAAACCATCACCTCCTCCAACTTACTACCCTTCACCTTCAACACCAGCGCCGCCAGTATGCTATCCGGGTTCCAACGACCCAAGATGTCCAAAACCAACATTGCCACCAACCACTCCAGCACCAGTATGCTACCCAGGGTCAAGTGATCCAAGATGTCCAAAACCATCACCTCCTCCAACTTACTACCCTTCATCTTCAACACCAGCGCCACCAGTATGCTATCCGGGTTCCAACGACTCAAGATGTCCAAAACCAACATTACCACCAACCACTCCAGCACCAGTATGCTACCCAGGGTCAAGTGATCCAAGATGTCCAAAACCATCACCTCCTCCAACTTACTACCCTTCATCTTCAACACCACCGCCACCAGTATGCTATCCGGGTTCCAACGACTCAAGATGTCCAAAACCAACTTTGCCACCAACCACTCCAGCACCAGTTTGCTACCCAGGGTCAACTGATCCAAGATGTCCAAAACCATCACCTCCTCCAACTTACTACCCTTTACCTTCAACACCAGCGCCGCCAGTATGCTATCCGGGTTCCAACGACTCAAGATGTCCAAAACCAACATTACCACCAACCACTCCAGCACCAGTATGCTACCCAGGGTCAACTGATCCAAGATGTCCAAAACCATCACCTCCTCCATCTAACTACCTTCCACCTTCAACACCAGCACCACCAGTATGCTATCCAGGTTCCAATGACCCAAGATGTCCAAAACCCTCACCTCCTCCAACCTACTACCCTTCACCATCTACACCAGCACCACCAGTATGCTATCCAGGTTCGAGTGACTCAAGATGTCCAAAACCAACTTTGCCACCAACCACTCCAGCACCAGTTTGCTACCCAGGATCAACTGATCCAAGATGTCCAAAACCATCACCTCCTCCAACTTACTACCCTTCACCTTCAACACCAGCGCCGCCAGTATGCTATCCGGGTTCCAACGACTCTAGATGTCCAAAACCAACTTTGCCACCAACCACTCCAGCACCAGTTTGCTACCCAGGATCAACTGATCCAAGATGTCCAAAACCATCACCTCCTCCAACTTACTACCCTTCACCTTCAACACCAGCGCCGCCAGTATGCTATCCGGGTTCCAACGACTCTAGATGTCCAAAACCAACTTTGCCACCAACCACTCCAGCACCAGTTTGCTACCCAGGATCAACTGATCCAAGATGTCCAAAACCATCACCTCCTCCAACTTACTACCCTTCACCTTCAACACCAGCGCCGCCAGTATGCTATCCGGGTTCCAACGACTCAAGATGTCCAAAACCAACATTGCCACCAACCACTCCAGCACCAGTATGCTACCCAGGGTCAACTGATCCAAGATGTCCAAAACCATCACCTCCTCCAACTGACTACCCTTCACCATCTACACCAGCACCACCAGTTTGCTATCCaggtaatacatttattattaaatccaatgtatttctaattttcatataaaatccaaaaataaaatatcaaagaaTGTAAATCGAATTATCAATTTCGTATGACTAATTCATTCATTTTACGCTTATGGAGCATCAATTttctttattacaatttatattcatataagacgaggaatataatataaattattaaatatactcatGACAGCATGATATGACTTATTTAAACTAAGTAAAATTAATCGTGGACTATCAATTGAAAGAACAGGTTCCTCTAATAACACTAAAATACcaccaaatttttaaattttaaggatgtaactattaattttttagtaaattcatctaaattttttataatatggtatccaatcatttttaattaaaatttaataaaatgaaataattacaataataattcttagttgagttttactttattaaaaaaaaattaaattataaagcatACTTAATGCTAATAAagaaactattttatttgtatattatgtttaaccaCAACATGACAGTcgcacatatttattttatacttaaattaataattgaatctaaatttatttgactttaatatttaatactgagtATTATTAAAATCCTTTAAGAACTTATCAACAATCAAAAAATCTCAtctattttcttaattaaataaaattttatgataaaataataataataatatggtttaatatattattaaaatacacaatttttaatttaataataacaatatattattatatataaataattaatataattattacatataattttataatttagtttattcattttaccctattgaaatttaaattaaaactcgattaaataaaagtaaacttttaaaatttcaaaatgaaaatcatacacaattatgtaattgtacccgtaaatttctaaaaa
Above is a window of Metopolophium dirhodum isolate CAU chromosome 3, ASM1992520v1, whole genome shotgun sequence DNA encoding:
- the LOC132941835 gene encoding mucin-2-like gives rise to the protein MLWQFLPVCFLAALIKADGSLLDGGVNPIHDESSADSGQDESGVIIMNSAMADRFVRQSDYGHENGVEHRVQLKGIRVDCGGASTNGVIAVEIEFLEPFYGVIYSKGRHDDPKCRFVQSNSGKNSYQFQIPIEDCRPPVDDGCSTSEDGGSCDLGSIENTIIIQTDSTIQEEWDLARKVSCPSETKPGTGKRVRFKPIVVDMLEVVSVPSGNEGTLQCWMDIQRGQYPNTSPVDKIIKIGESLSLIVYVKSTDEAYDVRVRECWAYDNDNYESSTTTSIQLTDSSGCPKRKKLISQWRKTQTVDQSGITTIGYTNVTAFKFPDKHQVYLTCNVELCLGNCPEERCQPPLPNYPTSLVIPQTTPAPVCYPGSTDPRCSKPSPPPTYYPSPSTPAPPVCYPGSNDSRCPKPSTPPTYYPSPSTPAPPVCYPGSSDSRCPKPSPPPTYYPSPSTPAPPICYPGSNDSRCPKPTLPPTTPAPVCYPGSTDPRCPKPSPPPTYYPSPSTPAPPVCYPGSNDSRCPKPTLPPTTPAPVCYPGSTDPRCPKPSPPPTYYPSPSTPAPPVCYPGSTDPRCPKPSPPPAYYPSPSTPAPPVCYPGSNDSRCPKPTLPPTTPAPVCYPGSTDPRCPKPSPPPTYYPSPSTPAPPVCYPESTDPRCPKPSPPPAYYPSPSTPAPPVCYPGSNDLRCPKPTLPPTTPAPVCYPGSTDLRCPKPSPPPTYYPSPSTPAPPVCYPGSNDSRCPKPTLPPTTPAPVCYPGSNDPRCPKPSPPPTYYPSPSTPAAPVCYPGSTDPRCPKPSPPPTYYPSPSTPAPPVCYPGSNDPRCPKPSPPPTYYPSPSTPAPPVCYPGSNDSRCPKPTLPPTTPAPVCYPGSTDPRCPKPSPPPTYYPSPSTPAPPVCYPGSTDPRCPKPTLPPTTPAPVCYPGSTDPRCPKPSPPPTYYPSPSTPAPPVCYPGSNDSRCPKPTLPLTTPAPVCYPGSTDPRCPKPSPPPSNYLPPSTPAPPVCYPGSNDPRCPKPSPPPTYYPSPSTPAPPVCYPGSSDSRCPKPTLPPTTPAPVCYPGSTDPRCPKPSPPPTYYPSPSTPAPPVCYPGSNDSRCPKPTLPPTTPAPVCYPGSTDPRCPKPSPPPTYYPSPSTPAPPVCYPGSNDPRCPKPTLPPTTPAPVCYPGSSDPRCPKPSPPPTYYPSSSTPAPPVCYPGSNDSRCPKPTLPPTTPAPVCYPGSSDPRCPKPSPPPTYYPSSSTPPPPVCYPGSNDSRCPKPTLPPTTPAPVCYPGSTDPRCPKPSPPPTYYPLPSTPAPPVCYPGSNDSRCPKPTLPPTTPAPVCYPGSTDPRCPKPSPPPSNYLPPSTPAPPVCYPGSNDPRCPKPSPPPTYYPSPSTPAPPVCYPGSSDSRCPKPTLPPTTPAPVCYPGSTDPRCPKPSPPPTYYPSPSTPAPPVCYPGSNDSRCPKPTLPPTTPAPVCYPGSTDPRCPKPSPPPTYYPSPSTPAPPVCYPGSNDSRCPKPTLPPTTPAPVCYPGSTDPRCPKPSPPPTYYPSPSTPAPPVCYPGSNDSRCPKPTLPPTTPAPVCYPGSTDPRCPKPSPPPTDYPSPSTPAPPVCYPGSNDSRCPKPTLPPTYYPSPSTPAPPVCYPGSTDPRCPQITLVQTPFVCVCNNSTPKPIPPPICYPGSTDPRCPQFPSSTQYPPTYLPPLETLNEQGNNKFIQEFTTQYPSYISTDDSFGGQQQLELFNKALNGFNIQRRDVESGIRHLKSELKNEIGNENLDALDSIGDDVLRELQNEQESQKKR